The Nitrospira sp. sequence GGGATACATGGCGGAAGCCATGAAGACCGGTAATCTCAAGGACATGATCGCCAACCTCACCGGTAAGACCAGTACCTAGTCCTGAGGACGTGGTGCTGAGTGTGCCTTTACATATAACTCAGAATTCAACCCTCGATACTCAGCACTAGACACCATGGGCAAATCTCTTCCCATCTTCAACGGTCCTTCGTCTCAGAGCGCCCTGAGTTCACTGCAACAGCAAATTGCTCAATTTTTTACCCCAGCCCCGAAGGGGGAAGGGCCATTCGACGGTCGGACGGTTGACGACTTCAAGCCCTATCTCGTCGCGCTGAACTTGACCAAGCGTTGTAACCTCAAATGCAACCACTGCTATCTCGATGCGACGACCAAAGCAGCGGGCGGAGAGGACGAGCTAAGCACCGAAGAATGCTACCGGCTGATCGATCAGATTGCGGAAGTGAATAAGGGGTGCCTCCTCGTCATCACGGGAGGCGAGCCGTTGGTCCGGCCGGATATCCTCGACATCGCCCGTTACGCCGTCAAGCTCGGTTTCATGGTGGTCTTTGGCACAAACGGCATGCTGATCAACGACCACCTGGCCAAGACCCTCGTGGAGATCGGTGTGATGGGTGTCGGCATCAGTATTGATTCATTGCAGGCAGCCAAACACGACGCCTTCCGGGGCGTGCCAGGAGCCTGGGAAGCTGCGGTGGCGGGTATTGAGGCCAGCAAGCGGAATGGCCTCCAATTTCAAGTGCATTTCAGCGCGCAGCCGATGAATTATAAGGAGCTGCCCGACGTCATTGACTGGGCGCATCGGCTCGGAGCCCGCGTATTGAACGTCTTTTTCATGGTGTGTACGGGACGAGGCGAGGAACTGACTGATATCACGCCCGCTCAGTATGAAGAAGTGCTCGGGTATCTCGTTGAATGCCAAGATAATTACAAGGGCATGTTAGTGCGTGCCCGCTGTGCACCACACTTCAAACGGCTGGCCTATGAAAAGGACCCTAACTCCCCGATTACCAAGGCAACCGGATACATGGGGGGAGGGTGCCTCGCCGGAACGAACT is a genomic window containing:
- a CDS encoding radical SAM protein codes for the protein MGKSLPIFNGPSSQSALSSLQQQIAQFFTPAPKGEGPFDGRTVDDFKPYLVALNLTKRCNLKCNHCYLDATTKAAGGEDELSTEECYRLIDQIAEVNKGCLLVITGGEPLVRPDILDIARYAVKLGFMVVFGTNGMLINDHLAKTLVEIGVMGVGISIDSLQAAKHDAFRGVPGAWEAAVAGIEASKRNGLQFQVHFSAQPMNYKELPDVIDWAHRLGARVLNVFFMVCTGRGEELTDITPAQYEEVLGYLVECQDNYKGMLVRARCAPHFKRLAYEKDPNSPITKATGYMGGGCLAGTNYARVTPNGELTPCPYMPLSAGNLRQHSFVDLWERSDIFNSFRYPQLKGKCGDCEYSDICGGCRARPYVDHGDWLDEDQWCLYTPKGGEKIKVAFNVSEESETAWDDASALRLSRIPYFLRAMVKKGVEKHARENNIPLITVELMEELRKKRFGNDAPVFKF